One region of Streptomyces davaonensis JCM 4913 genomic DNA includes:
- a CDS encoding TFIIB-type zinc ribbon-containing protein: MQCPKCRAPMHTYNRNGVQIEQCSGCRGIFLDYGELEALTRLESQWSQPAAPPAPPAPQAYPAAPAPAAPAWGAPQHGGHYGHKRHKSFGHMLFSS; the protein is encoded by the coding sequence ATGCAGTGTCCGAAATGCCGTGCACCGATGCACACCTACAACCGCAACGGCGTCCAGATCGAGCAGTGCAGCGGCTGCCGGGGGATATTCCTCGACTACGGCGAGCTGGAGGCCCTGACCCGCCTGGAGTCCCAGTGGTCCCAGCCGGCTGCGCCGCCGGCACCCCCCGCCCCGCAGGCCTACCCGGCCGCCCCCGCCCCCGCGGCCCCCGCCTGGGGCGCCCCGCAGCACGGCGGCCACTACGGCCACAAGCGCCACAAGAGCTTCGGCCACATGCTGTTCTCCAGCTGA
- a CDS encoding serine/threonine-protein kinase, whose protein sequence is MNMAMMRLRREDPRVVGSFRLHRRLGAGGMGVVYLGSDKKGQRVALKVIRPDLAEDQEFRSRFAREVSAARRIRGGCTARLVAADLDADRPWFATQYVPGPSLHDKVVDEGSLVAAEVAAIGAALSEGLVAVHEAGVVHRDLKPSNILLSPKGPRIIDFGIAWATGASTLTHVGTAVGSPGFLAPEQVRGAAVTPATDVFSLGATLAYASMGDSPFGHGSSEVMLYRVVHEEPQLHGVPDALAPLVRACLAKDPEERPTTLQLSLRLKEIAAREAQGLAELRPPTQRSGEADRPTGRLAETYPERGQRRPQGTQGTPAPRATGPSSRGPAPSRGGSASRGGPSSSSGRSGARPTPVSRNTGRTGNGGRPPAPRSGTGRPAPRNTGTGRRPANPQLLRQRLFVFVVVTLLVALGIAAAQGCQGPSRGSGDERGVVRQEHSAASTPGAEPGAGTAPYASGRPVATA, encoded by the coding sequence ATGAACATGGCGATGATGCGCCTGAGGCGCGAGGACCCGCGCGTCGTCGGCTCGTTCAGGCTTCACAGGCGGCTCGGCGCGGGCGGTATGGGCGTGGTCTACCTGGGCTCCGACAAGAAGGGGCAGCGGGTCGCGCTGAAGGTCATCCGGCCGGATCTGGCCGAGGACCAGGAGTTCCGCTCGCGGTTCGCGCGTGAGGTGTCCGCCGCCCGGCGGATCCGGGGTGGCTGCACCGCGCGGCTCGTCGCCGCGGATCTCGACGCCGACCGGCCCTGGTTCGCCACGCAGTACGTGCCCGGCCCCTCCCTGCACGACAAGGTCGTCGACGAGGGTTCGCTGGTCGCCGCCGAGGTCGCCGCGATCGGGGCCGCCCTGTCGGAGGGGCTGGTCGCGGTCCACGAGGCCGGGGTCGTGCACCGGGATCTGAAGCCGTCCAACATCCTGCTCTCCCCCAAGGGCCCGCGGATCATCGACTTCGGCATCGCCTGGGCGACCGGGGCATCCACGCTCACCCATGTCGGTACGGCGGTGGGCTCGCCGGGCTTCCTCGCGCCGGAGCAGGTGCGCGGCGCCGCGGTCACCCCGGCCACGGACGTGTTCTCGCTCGGGGCGACCCTGGCGTACGCCTCGATGGGCGACTCGCCCTTCGGGCACGGCAGTTCCGAGGTGATGCTGTACCGCGTGGTGCACGAGGAGCCGCAACTGCACGGCGTGCCCGACGCGCTGGCGCCCCTGGTGCGGGCCTGCCTCGCCAAGGACCCCGAGGAGCGGCCGACCACCCTTCAGCTGTCGCTGCGACTGAAGGAGATCGCGGCCCGTGAGGCGCAAGGGCTCGCGGAGCTGCGGCCGCCCACTCAGCGCAGCGGAGAGGCGGACCGGCCGACCGGGCGGCTCGCCGAGACCTACCCGGAGCGCGGTCAGCGGCGCCCGCAGGGCACTCAGGGGACACCGGCTCCCCGCGCCACCGGCCCGTCCTCGCGCGGCCCGGCTCCGTCCCGGGGCGGCAGCGCCTCGCGCGGGGGCCCTTCCTCGTCGTCCGGACGCTCCGGGGCGCGGCCTACTCCCGTGTCACGCAACACCGGGCGTACCGGCAACGGCGGCAGGCCCCCCGCGCCCCGCAGCGGCACCGGGCGTCCGGCGCCGCGGAACACCGGCACGGGCCGTCGGCCCGCCAATCCGCAGTTGCTGCGTCAGCGGCTGTTCGTGTTCGTCGTGGTGACCCTGCTTGTCGCACTCGGCATCGCGGCCGCCCAGGGCTGCCAGGGCCCGAGCCGGGGCAGCGGCGACGAGCGGGGCGTCGTACGGCAGGAGCATTCGGCGGCATCGACGCCCGGTGCGGAGCCGGGCGCCGGAACAGCCCCCTACGCCTCCGGGCGCCCCGTCGCCACCGCGTAG
- a CDS encoding aminotransferase class IV codes for MKIWLDGGLQDIESARVSVFDHGLTVGDGIFETVKAADGKLFALTRHLNRLTRSARGLGLPDPDHDEVRRACTAVLDANPMPLGRLRITYTGGHGPLGSDRGEHGPTLVVAVGETTRRPDSTAVITVPWTRNERGALTGLKTTSYAENVVALSRAHQHGSSEALFANTVGQLCEGTGSNVFVVLDGEIHTPPVASGCLAGITRELVVEWTGAKETDLPLDVLERADEVFLTSTLRDVQAVHRVDERELPGAPGPVTAKAMRTFDERSGDDQDP; via the coding sequence GTGAAGATCTGGCTCGACGGCGGCTTGCAGGACATCGAGTCCGCCCGCGTCTCCGTCTTCGACCACGGGCTGACCGTGGGCGACGGCATCTTCGAGACGGTGAAGGCGGCCGACGGCAAGCTGTTCGCCCTCACCCGGCACCTGAACCGCCTGACCCGCTCCGCGCGCGGCCTCGGGCTGCCCGACCCCGACCACGACGAGGTCCGCCGCGCCTGTACGGCCGTACTCGACGCCAATCCGATGCCGCTCGGCCGGCTGCGGATCACCTACACCGGCGGCCACGGCCCCCTCGGCTCCGACCGCGGCGAGCACGGCCCGACCCTGGTCGTCGCCGTCGGCGAGACCACCCGCCGCCCGGACTCCACGGCCGTGATCACGGTCCCCTGGACCCGCAACGAACGCGGCGCGCTCACCGGACTGAAGACGACCTCGTACGCGGAGAACGTCGTCGCCCTCTCCCGCGCCCACCAACACGGCAGTTCCGAGGCGCTGTTCGCCAACACGGTCGGCCAACTCTGCGAGGGCACGGGCTCGAACGTCTTCGTCGTCCTGGACGGCGAGATCCACACCCCGCCGGTCGCCTCGGGCTGTCTGGCGGGCATCACCCGTGAGCTGGTCGTGGAGTGGACGGGGGCCAAGGAGACCGATCTGCCGCTGGACGTCCTCGAGCGGGCCGACGAGGTGTTCCTGACGTCCACGCTGCGGGACGTCCAGGCCGTGCACCGCGTCGACGAGCGCGAACTGCCCGGCGCGCCGGGGCCGGTCACCGCCAAGGCCATGCGGACCTTCGACGAGCGGTCCGGCGACGACCAAGATCCGTGA
- a CDS encoding TrmH family RNA methyltransferase yields MADLITVEDPDDPRLRDYTGLTDVELRRKREPAEGLFIAEGEKVIRRAKDAGYEMRSMLLSAKWVDVMRDVIDELPAPVYAVSPELAERVTGYHVHRGALASMQRKPLPTAADLLQTARRVVVMESVNDHTNIGAIFRSAAALGMDAVLLSPDCADPLYRRSVKVSMGAVFSVPYARLETWPKGLESVREAGFSLLALTPDEKAKSLDEAAPHKMDRVALMLGAEGDGLSRQALIAADEWVRIPMAHGVDSLNVGAAAAVAFYAVATGRPEA; encoded by the coding sequence GTGGCCGATCTCATCACCGTCGAGGATCCCGACGACCCGCGCCTGCGCGACTACACGGGTCTGACCGACGTAGAACTGCGCCGCAAGCGCGAACCCGCCGAGGGCCTGTTCATCGCCGAGGGCGAGAAGGTCATCCGCAGAGCGAAGGACGCGGGCTACGAGATGCGCTCGATGCTCCTGTCCGCCAAGTGGGTCGACGTCATGCGCGACGTCATCGACGAACTCCCGGCTCCCGTCTACGCGGTGAGCCCGGAGCTCGCCGAGCGGGTCACCGGGTACCACGTGCACCGCGGCGCGCTCGCCTCGATGCAGCGCAAGCCCCTGCCCACGGCCGCCGACCTGCTCCAGACCGCCCGCCGGGTCGTCGTCATGGAGTCGGTCAACGACCACACCAACATCGGCGCCATCTTCCGCTCCGCCGCGGCGCTCGGCATGGACGCGGTCCTGCTCTCACCGGACTGCGCGGACCCGCTGTACCGCCGCAGCGTGAAGGTCTCGATGGGCGCGGTCTTCTCCGTGCCTTACGCCCGTCTCGAAACCTGGCCCAAGGGCCTGGAGTCGGTACGCGAGGCGGGCTTCTCCCTCCTCGCCCTGACCCCGGACGAGAAGGCCAAGTCCCTCGACGAGGCCGCCCCGCACAAGATGGACCGCGTGGCCCTGATGCTCGGCGCCGAGGGCGACGGCCTCTCCCGTCAGGCCCTGATCGCCGCCGACGAATGGGTCCGCATCCCCATGGCCCACGGCGTCGACTCCCTCAACGTGGGCGCGGCGGCAGCGGTCGCCTTCTACGCGGTGGCGACGGGGCGCCCGGAGGCGTAG
- a CDS encoding GNAT family N-acetyltransferase yields MTTTLRPTEPLQRDADGMLSRHFQVCVNSRPVGAIHLATHPLFGPTVARISDLSIEEPDRGRGRGAVAALAAEEVARGWGCTRIETMVPGGSGPALRLATALGYVQRNRGMEKQLPATAPELPAGSHGRPMTEAEYGPWMEASNVHYAQSWIDRGVPEDQARAKAVNDMAKLLPQGLATEHTLISVLEHEGTRVGTLWLSLAGEQAYVYDVEADARFRGRGHGRTLMLLAEAQSVAAGKRTIGLNVFADNTPAERLYESLGYLPVSYSMYKNLL; encoded by the coding sequence ATGACCACGACTCTGCGGCCGACCGAGCCGCTCCAGCGAGACGCCGACGGGATGCTGTCGCGCCACTTCCAGGTGTGCGTGAACAGCCGTCCCGTCGGCGCGATACACCTGGCGACGCATCCCCTCTTCGGGCCGACCGTCGCGCGCATCAGCGACCTGAGCATCGAGGAGCCGGACCGCGGGCGCGGCCGGGGCGCGGTGGCCGCGCTCGCCGCCGAGGAGGTGGCCCGCGGCTGGGGCTGCACCCGCATCGAGACCATGGTGCCCGGCGGCTCGGGGCCCGCGCTGCGCCTCGCCACCGCCCTGGGCTACGTCCAACGCAACCGCGGCATGGAGAAGCAGCTCCCCGCCACCGCGCCCGAACTGCCCGCGGGCAGCCACGGCCGGCCCATGACGGAGGCCGAGTACGGGCCCTGGATGGAGGCGAGCAACGTGCACTACGCGCAGAGCTGGATCGACCGCGGGGTACCCGAGGACCAGGCCCGGGCCAAGGCCGTCAACGACATGGCCAAGCTGCTCCCGCAGGGCCTCGCCACCGAGCACACGCTGATCAGCGTCCTGGAACACGAGGGCACCCGCGTCGGCACCCTGTGGCTTTCGCTGGCGGGGGAGCAGGCGTACGTCTACGACGTCGAGGCCGACGCGCGCTTCCGCGGCCGGGGCCACGGCCGCACCCTGATGCTGCTGGCCGAGGCCCAGTCGGTGGCCGCCGGGAAGCGGACCATCGGCCTCAACGTCTTCGCGGACAACACCCCGGCCGAGCGGCTGTACGAGTCCCTGGGCTATCTGCCGGTGAGCTACTCGATGTACAAGAACCTGCTCTGA
- the cobA gene encoding uroporphyrinogen-III C-methyltransferase, with amino-acid sequence MAENPAYPVGLRLTGRRVVVIGGGQVAQRRLPALIASGADIHLVSPEATPSVEAIADAGEITWHKRPYADGDLADAWYALIATSDTEANTQASAEAERHRVWCVRSDDADQATAWTPATGHSEGVTVAILTTDTKSRDPRHTAAIRDAVVEGLRDGTLVAPHHRTRTPGVALVGGGPGDPDLITVRGRRLLAEADVVITDHLGPRDLLAELPTSVEVIDAAKLPYGRFMAQEAINNALIEHAKQGKSVVRLKGGDPFVYGRGMEEVQALAEAGIPCTVVPGISSSISVPGAAGIPVTHRGVAHEFTVVSGHIAPDDERSLVDWPSLAKLTGTLVILMGVGTIGKVAETLIAHGKSPDTPVALIQEGTTAAQRRVDATLATAAEAVVAQEVKPPAVIVIGEVVKVGPATMA; translated from the coding sequence ATGGCCGAAAACCCCGCCTACCCCGTAGGCCTCCGCCTCACCGGCCGCCGCGTCGTCGTCATCGGCGGCGGCCAGGTGGCCCAGCGCCGCCTCCCCGCCCTCATCGCGTCCGGCGCCGACATCCACCTCGTCTCTCCCGAGGCGACCCCCTCCGTCGAGGCCATCGCCGACGCCGGGGAGATCACCTGGCACAAGCGCCCCTACGCGGACGGCGACCTCGCGGACGCCTGGTACGCCCTCATCGCCACCAGCGACACGGAGGCGAACACGCAGGCATCCGCCGAAGCCGAGCGCCACCGCGTCTGGTGCGTCCGCTCCGACGACGCCGACCAGGCCACCGCCTGGACCCCCGCCACCGGCCACAGCGAGGGCGTCACCGTCGCGATCCTCACCACCGACACCAAGTCCCGCGACCCCCGCCACACCGCCGCCATCCGCGACGCGGTCGTCGAGGGCCTGCGCGACGGCACCCTCGTCGCCCCCCACCACCGCACCCGCACCCCCGGCGTCGCCCTGGTCGGCGGCGGCCCCGGCGACCCGGACCTGATCACCGTCCGCGGCCGCCGCCTCCTCGCCGAGGCCGACGTCGTCATCACCGACCACCTCGGCCCCCGCGACCTTCTCGCCGAACTGCCCACCAGCGTCGAGGTCATCGACGCGGCCAAGCTTCCGTACGGCCGGTTCATGGCCCAGGAGGCCATCAACAACGCCCTGATCGAACACGCCAAGCAGGGCAAGTCGGTGGTCCGCCTCAAGGGCGGCGACCCCTTCGTCTACGGCCGTGGCATGGAGGAGGTCCAGGCGCTCGCCGAGGCCGGCATCCCGTGCACCGTCGTACCCGGCATCTCCAGCTCGATCTCGGTCCCGGGCGCCGCGGGCATCCCCGTCACCCACCGCGGCGTGGCCCACGAGTTCACGGTCGTCAGCGGCCACATCGCCCCCGACGACGAGCGCTCCCTGGTCGACTGGCCGTCGCTGGCCAAGCTGACCGGCACGCTGGTGATCCTCATGGGCGTCGGCACGATCGGGAAGGTCGCCGAGACGCTCATCGCGCACGGCAAGTCCCCGGACACCCCTGTCGCCCTCATCCAGGAGGGCACGACCGCCGCCCAGCGCCGCGTCGACGCGACCCTCGCCACGGCCGCCGAGGCGGTCGTCGCGCAGGAGGTCAAGCCGCCGGCGGTGATCGTCATCGGCGAGGTCGTCAAGGTCGGCCCGGCCACCATGGCGTAA
- a CDS encoding phosphotransferase family protein — MTANSLVPELTRTATATAHARRRTACPCGATGTLADRPDATVVRHADTVAKAHPPHTDPTELTLRLATATALPDVLLPPLTPTPAPLHDRLVTCWPYGTPVDPNTPDAAPWEAAATLLARLHLHPPLPRTPPMRGPAKAARAVERLQATAPTTAAEPILRAWHALPAWARAEAQLPDLTPTLCHGDFHLGQLVRHPADHGTWRLIDVDDLGTGTPAWDLARPAAWYACGLLAPEEWTRFLTAYRAAGGPAVPPHGDPWPALDIPARALTVQTAATALTKATQAARPLDEVEQSLIDACDRMASTPPELTCESAK, encoded by the coding sequence GTGACAGCCAACAGCCTCGTGCCGGAACTGACCCGCACCGCCACAGCCACCGCCCACGCCCGCCGCCGCACCGCCTGCCCCTGCGGAGCAACCGGCACGCTCGCCGACCGCCCCGACGCCACAGTCGTCCGCCACGCCGACACCGTCGCGAAGGCGCACCCACCCCACACCGACCCCACCGAGCTCACCCTCCGCCTGGCCACAGCCACCGCCCTCCCCGACGTCCTCCTGCCCCCGCTCACCCCCACCCCGGCCCCCCTCCACGACCGCCTCGTCACCTGCTGGCCGTACGGCACCCCCGTAGACCCCAACACCCCCGACGCCGCCCCTTGGGAAGCCGCCGCCACCCTCCTCGCCCGCCTCCACCTCCACCCACCCCTCCCGCGCACACCCCCCATGCGCGGCCCCGCCAAGGCCGCCCGAGCCGTCGAACGTCTCCAGGCCACGGCGCCCACGACCGCCGCCGAGCCCATCCTCCGCGCCTGGCACGCCCTCCCCGCCTGGGCCCGGGCCGAGGCCCAGCTCCCGGACCTCACCCCCACCCTCTGCCACGGCGACTTCCACCTCGGCCAGCTCGTCCGCCACCCGGCCGACCACGGAACCTGGCGACTCATCGACGTCGACGACCTCGGCACCGGCACCCCGGCCTGGGACCTCGCCCGCCCCGCCGCCTGGTACGCCTGCGGCCTCCTCGCCCCGGAAGAGTGGACCCGCTTCCTCACCGCCTACCGCGCCGCGGGCGGCCCGGCCGTCCCCCCGCACGGCGACCCCTGGCCCGCCCTCGACATCCCGGCCCGCGCCCTGACCGTCCAGACCGCCGCCACCGCGCTCACCAAGGCGACCCAGGCCGCCCGCCCGCTCGACGAAGTCGAGCAGTCCTTGATCGACGCCTGCGACCGAATGGCATCCACCCCGCCCGAGTTGACGTGCGAATCCGCCAAGTAG
- the cobT gene encoding nicotinate-nucleotide--dimethylbenzimidazole phosphoribosyltransferase, translating into MGAPVRQPGPPTTGPEYLDVPQPQPAAPWGAQVAAPAQAPVPVPAPVPAPVSAEVSAAETVIPQAAPAPEPTDPAQAAMARLTTEAVAQQVPVAEEPAPVAQEPQGAEPVPVAVPEETAGQVPVAGGDSSAGAGAVAAGEQVVEPAQAVDPAQVVSAPQAVDPAQVVEVAQAVEPAQVVEPVPAPEMAQGAEADQGGQVPQGAEMPQGGEVPQAAEVAAPTEVQAEGVEAVPAAAEAVTPEPEPPAAEETAPQAPVVVEGAVPEALPAEEAAVPEPAEPIAAEPGPEQPVVAETVPAEPIAAEPTPAQPIALGPIAPEPNPVVAEEQPAPEAPQPEPVPAAEAPAVELAQAAAPAEAAADLVAEAPAVTPEPVVPEPVAPEPEAAVEESVPVPQPYVAEPAGPQIQQPDAGTSAAGVPLEPRPDLPLGQFVPVEGQVPTTPHLAPTPPQPIVLPAEDAPAVPAPRAGEPEPVQHAEDLDTRVADQEESTAPVAEARQSTGPAAPAYEDAEREAVLKVMRERRDIRNGFRSDPIPHEVLLRVLEAAHTAPSVGHSQPWDFVVIRSAETRRTMHELAMRQRDAYAKSLPKGRAKQFKELKIEAILDTPVNIVVTADPTRGGRHTLGRHTQPQMAPYSSALAVENLWLAARAEGLGVGWVSFFDEREMVRTLGLPEHLEVVAYLCVGYVDEFPDEPELMQAGWSKRRPLSWVVHEETYGRRALPGEDPHDLLGETVAQIRPLDAKALGEAWERQKRMTKPAGALGMLEIISAQLSGLSRQCPPPIPEPAAVAIFAGDHGVHAQGVTPWPQEVTAQMVANFLGGGAVCNAFAGQVGAEVCVVDVGVAADLPATPGLLPRKVRAGTSDMTTGAAMTREECKQAIEVGIETARDLVAAGNKALLTGEMGIANTTASAALISVFTGADPAEVTGRGTGINDETLARKTEVVRRALEVHQPDPADPIGVLAAIGGFEHAAMVGLLLGGASLRTPVILDGVSAGAAALVARAIAPEVLAACIAGHRSAEPGHVAALNKLGLRPLVDLDLRLGEGTGALLALPLVQSTARAMHEVATFDSAGVTEK; encoded by the coding sequence GTGGGCGCACCGGTACGGCAGCCGGGGCCGCCCACCACCGGCCCCGAGTACCTGGACGTGCCCCAGCCGCAGCCCGCGGCGCCGTGGGGCGCGCAGGTGGCCGCGCCCGCGCAGGCGCCCGTGCCCGTGCCCGCGCCTGTTCCGGCGCCGGTGAGCGCCGAGGTGTCGGCTGCCGAAACGGTTATTCCGCAGGCGGCGCCCGCTCCGGAGCCGACGGACCCGGCCCAGGCCGCCATGGCCCGCCTCACCACGGAGGCGGTCGCGCAGCAGGTTCCGGTCGCGGAGGAGCCCGCGCCCGTCGCCCAGGAGCCGCAGGGTGCCGAGCCGGTGCCGGTCGCTGTGCCGGAGGAGACGGCTGGGCAGGTGCCGGTGGCCGGTGGTGACTCCAGTGCTGGTGCCGGGGCGGTCGCTGCGGGGGAGCAGGTTGTTGAACCGGCTCAGGCTGTCGATCCGGCACAGGTCGTCTCTGCGCCGCAGGCTGTCGATCCGGCTCAGGTCGTCGAAGTAGCGCAGGCTGTTGAACCGGCGCAGGTCGTCGAGCCCGTTCCGGCGCCGGAGATGGCCCAGGGTGCCGAGGCGGACCAGGGCGGCCAGGTGCCCCAGGGCGCCGAGATGCCGCAGGGCGGTGAGGTGCCCCAGGCCGCCGAGGTCGCCGCGCCGACGGAGGTCCAGGCCGAGGGCGTAGAGGCCGTTCCGGCTGCCGCCGAGGCCGTCACGCCCGAGCCGGAGCCGCCCGCGGCCGAGGAGACGGCGCCGCAGGCTCCGGTAGTTGTCGAGGGCGCGGTGCCCGAGGCGCTTCCGGCCGAGGAGGCCGCCGTACCCGAGCCCGCCGAGCCCATCGCCGCGGAACCCGGCCCCGAGCAGCCGGTCGTGGCCGAGACCGTCCCCGCAGAGCCGATTGCCGCGGAGCCGACCCCCGCCCAGCCCATCGCTCTCGGGCCGATCGCTCCCGAGCCGAACCCGGTCGTAGCCGAGGAGCAGCCCGCCCCCGAGGCCCCGCAGCCCGAGCCGGTGCCCGCTGCCGAGGCTCCCGCAGTCGAACTCGCCCAAGCCGCCGCCCCGGCCGAAGCCGCCGCCGACCTCGTGGCGGAGGCCCCCGCGGTCACGCCCGAGCCGGTCGTCCCCGAGCCGGTCGCCCCCGAGCCCGAGGCGGCCGTAGAGGAGTCGGTCCCCGTGCCGCAGCCGTACGTCGCCGAGCCCGCCGGGCCGCAGATCCAGCAGCCGGACGCCGGTACCTCCGCCGCGGGCGTGCCGCTGGAGCCCCGCCCGGATCTGCCGCTCGGCCAGTTCGTGCCGGTGGAGGGGCAGGTGCCGACGACTCCGCATCTCGCGCCGACGCCGCCGCAGCCGATCGTGCTGCCCGCCGAGGACGCGCCCGCGGTGCCGGCGCCGCGCGCGGGGGAGCCCGAGCCCGTACAGCACGCGGAGGACCTGGACACCAGGGTCGCCGACCAGGAAGAGAGCACGGCCCCCGTGGCAGAAGCACGCCAGTCCACCGGTCCGGCCGCGCCCGCCTACGAGGACGCCGAGCGCGAGGCCGTGCTGAAGGTCATGCGCGAGCGCCGCGACATCCGCAACGGGTTCCGCAGCGACCCCATCCCGCACGAGGTGCTGCTCCGCGTCCTGGAGGCCGCCCACACGGCCCCCTCCGTCGGCCACTCGCAGCCCTGGGACTTCGTCGTCATCCGCTCCGCTGAGACCCGGCGCACCATGCACGAGCTGGCGATGCGGCAGCGGGACGCCTACGCCAAGTCGCTGCCCAAGGGCCGGGCGAAGCAGTTCAAGGAACTGAAGATCGAGGCCATCCTCGACACCCCGGTGAACATCGTGGTCACCGCCGACCCGACCCGCGGCGGCCGCCACACCCTCGGCCGGCACACCCAGCCGCAGATGGCGCCGTACTCCTCCGCGCTCGCCGTCGAGAACCTCTGGCTCGCGGCCCGCGCCGAGGGCCTCGGCGTCGGCTGGGTCAGCTTCTTCGACGAGCGCGAGATGGTGCGTACCCTCGGCCTGCCCGAGCACCTGGAGGTCGTCGCCTACCTGTGTGTCGGCTACGTCGACGAGTTCCCGGACGAGCCCGAGCTGATGCAGGCTGGCTGGTCCAAGCGCCGCCCGCTGTCGTGGGTCGTGCACGAGGAGACGTACGGCCGTCGCGCCCTGCCCGGCGAGGACCCGCACGACCTGCTCGGCGAGACCGTCGCCCAGATCCGCCCGCTGGACGCCAAGGCGCTCGGCGAGGCGTGGGAGCGGCAGAAGCGCATGACGAAGCCGGCCGGTGCGCTCGGCATGCTGGAGATCATCTCCGCGCAGCTGTCCGGCCTGTCCCGCCAGTGCCCGCCGCCGATCCCGGAGCCCGCGGCCGTCGCGATCTTCGCGGGCGACCACGGCGTGCACGCCCAGGGCGTCACCCCCTGGCCGCAGGAGGTGACGGCCCAGATGGTGGCCAACTTCCTCGGCGGGGGAGCGGTCTGCAACGCCTTCGCCGGACAGGTGGGCGCCGAGGTCTGCGTCGTGGACGTCGGCGTGGCCGCCGACCTCCCCGCAACGCCCGGCCTGCTTCCCCGCAAGGTCCGCGCGGGCACGTCCGACATGACCACCGGCGCCGCGATGACCCGCGAGGAGTGCAAGCAGGCCATCGAGGTCGGCATCGAGACGGCCCGCGATCTGGTGGCGGCGGGCAACAAGGCCCTGCTGACCGGTGAGATGGGCATCGCGAACACCACCGCGTCCGCCGCCCTGATCTCGGTCTTCACCGGCGCCGACCCGGCCGAGGTGACGGGCCGCGGCACCGGCATCAACGACGAGACCCTCGCCCGCAAGACAGAGGTCGTCCGCCGGGCCCTCGAAGTCCACCAGCCGGACCCGGCCGACCCCATCGGCGTCCTGGCCGCGATCGGCGGCTTCGAGCACGCCGCGATGGTCGGCCTGCTGCTGGGCGGCGCCTCCCTGCGCACCCCGGTGATCCTGGACGGCGTCAGCGCGGGCGCGGCGGCCCTGGTCGCCCGAGCCATCGCACCCGAGGTCCTCGCGGCCTGCATCGCGGGCCACCGCAGCGCGGAACCGGGCCACGTGGCCGCCCTGAACAAACTCGGCCTGCGCCCCTTGGTCGACCTGGACCTCCGCCTCGGCGAGGGCACGGGCGCACTGCTGGCCCTGCCGCTGGTGCAGAGCACGGCGAGGGCGATGCACGAGGTGGCGACGTTCGACTCGGCCGGGGTCACAGAGAAGTAG
- a CDS encoding chorismate-binding protein, protein MLDLPPLARFGDRLATGLLDITSDPEALDSTGFWAVAADFEGRLTCARFRDVRKSPVPAPTPGAWQGPAAADWTSSLDRAAYIDGVRRIREYIAAGEVYQANLCRVLSAPVAPDADVDALTALLARGNPAPYAGTIRLPGHGVEIATASPELFLRRDGRTVESGPIKGTGRTEADLLEKDYAENVMIVDLVRNDIGRVCATGSVTVPDLCAVEKHPGLVHLVSTVRGELRPDAGWAELLAAAFPPGSVTGAPKSSALRIIDALETAPRGPYCGGIGWVDADRGTGELAVGIRTFWIDRAEGVLRFGTGAGITWGSDPEGEWRETELKASRLLAVASGTYEVSGEGL, encoded by the coding sequence GTGCTCGACCTCCCTCCCCTGGCCCGCTTCGGCGACCGTCTCGCCACCGGCCTCCTCGACATCACCAGTGACCCCGAGGCCCTCGACTCCACCGGCTTCTGGGCCGTCGCCGCGGACTTCGAGGGCCGTCTGACCTGCGCCCGCTTCCGGGACGTACGCAAGTCGCCCGTGCCCGCGCCGACGCCGGGCGCATGGCAGGGACCGGCGGCGGCCGACTGGACCTCCTCCCTCGACCGCGCCGCGTACATCGACGGCGTGCGCCGGATCCGTGAGTACATCGCGGCCGGGGAGGTCTACCAGGCGAACCTCTGCCGGGTGCTCTCCGCTCCCGTTGCGCCCGACGCCGACGTGGACGCCCTCACCGCGCTGCTGGCCCGCGGCAACCCGGCGCCGTACGCAGGAACGATCCGGCTGCCCGGACACGGCGTGGAGATCGCCACCGCGTCGCCGGAGCTGTTCCTGCGCCGGGACGGGCGGACCGTGGAGTCCGGGCCGATCAAGGGCACCGGGCGCACCGAGGCGGACCTGCTGGAGAAGGACTACGCCGAGAACGTGATGATCGTGGACCTGGTCCGCAACGACATCGGCCGCGTCTGCGCGACCGGCTCCGTCACCGTCCCCGACCTGTGCGCCGTCGAGAAGCACCCGGGACTCGTGCACCTCGTCTCCACCGTGCGCGGTGAACTGCGCCCGGACGCCGGCTGGGCAGAACTCCTCGCCGCCGCCTTCCCGCCCGGCTCGGTCACCGGCGCCCCCAAGTCGAGCGCGCTGCGGATCATCGACGCCCTGGAGACGGCGCCCCGGGGCCCGTACTGCGGCGGCATCGGCTGGGTCGACGCGGACCGTGGCACCGGCGAGCTCGCGGTCGGCATCCGCACCTTCTGGATCGACCGCGCGGAAGGCGTACTGCGCTTCGGCACCGGCGCCGGGATCACTTGGGGCTCGGACCCCGAGGGGGAGTGGCGGGAGACCGAGCTGAAGGCATCCCGGCTGCTCGCGGTAGCGTCGGGAACGTACGAGGTGAGTGGAGAGGGGCTCTAG